From Plasmodium chabaudi chabaudi strain AS genome assembly, chromosome: 12, the proteins below share one genomic window:
- a CDS encoding conserved Plasmodium protein, unknown function (query 1481-1481;GPI_cleavage_site_score=0.152) — protein MYNYPQNNKSRVENKKKEQNILEIKQKGKDNTYYTNDNHKSMVINNFQSDGNKRSKEMNNETIYDYNKKYINNKSKENRDISRGREIERTNMINRKVFNNISNLKKKIHYDKPGANNTGSTSNNKTGTGNEYAISQKNTTLSDNTNKKNFDNINIGKDKPKFRKIYQYNEDNNKNADNVKSGGGISNNKYAYNDMGNTNEIGNNRDNIRRPHRYFNDPKSVNNNNISNIGKNKKGNSNINCESPMNPQNYEYNKRNNNETYESMKQRSAIYGPGADSNNPGIGTANNTNTNMNSNVNGSNNTFSYSKLNRNYKSKYEQYHGEMQDHSSNKMGPNGGGEPSESRSGAMLYLQRDKMYHRNACELKNKNNVNNKDNFNSDGTEANDDLVNEDTFLENKNKMNDVNNNMNGIGKYSGETLEDGRNPSNIGNIKRGIYPNYNGPKNDVNNAPNKNGVDKDGNRKKEYHTFSFSTIDSNCSNKNALEKKMAKRFLGEHLIGGQENCKENMNDEKKKNIGTNENKHDGEMYIGQHNNGGVNNNTVNCVNDNEGNGLGEYNKHFSEYNHNNENAGNNNISGNEDNSKFGENTKNSSMNRNGYMFKENVNNNRINIDHKNTSNFKNYDYNGNDNITPDFDKHQQNMGYVNENKMQKGSHNLMHNNNRNMKRPNIKNINQYNALKYDDRKELRKFSKNIDMKHINKNGMNYNNVMSDDEYRGYHLSDSYENTIDDINMDPNEYNIRPEKNYYNNMNYKYNQERNIKRNCYEPIDNYKNSYLPNNHKKYLPELYDDMDNTPERPLYDDYRNDEYIRYNGGKQDDMRKYRRSHSYDSLNANKDALTIIRLPAEKKKQVKKKKKSVIGNEASLVEMYSTAIPINEKLDPYALKALSKNESLREKVYAIIPKSVVEIAEHDDITHVTLQSPSSLFVNQSKNIKHHIITTNFNQSPADVPSIATCAIGGSTDSIKESLEKSKDSLSSEENDKNLKSIIRGISMRNKTGSSLNVKFKLSQNEYDNKSGNKNENNSDEHKYSNEDCYTELNKKIEDHILSEELKKLKIDKKITERKRASIFDETRIRTKPEKKNDINNKMVLDSSKVKNATEIKLKKIQYVTGLLEKYNIPNPFDKYVKEPIDYSQLEGQTNNAKLFNLALRVSDNYFKYIMKSMEEAEVKEVFNEKRKKMILKLIALLGGQIHSEIKKVFAQEDVPFPLKEEKMKNEEKEKPKISAKEKEIKIEEHNLMCKYWTKQSECMSLLINEWNKISEILESINVDPNNMINSLISIYGEQTVRSFNLSVGELKNSNIELDVNIDDIPIPDIGDNNENKFDPSNMTILNLIQDIKWDMDVEYSLNQIREDWKTEKLQTKRLVQKKVIEGIKHRIGLLDYLNKAEMNLNAFSKIIEERLISNDDVKSQLRSMQNVSENMVLSKLLENLEYNTMDINPDAFKTPTSFFVSHHLPMTIMQNNNKSNTDETQDNQHNNTNSNLSSNNSIDNYNSNNEDDKHSENYDSLDNESINE, from the exons atgtataattatccccaaaataataaatcacGTGTtgagaataaaaaaaaggaacaaaatattttagaaataaaacaaaaaggtAAAGATAACACCTATTACACTAACGATAATCATAAATCTATGGTTATCAATAATTTCCAAAGTGATGGAAATAAACGAAGCAAGGAAATGAATAATGAAACaatatatgattataacaaaaaatatattaataataaaagcaaAGAAAACAGAGATATAAGCCGAGGCAGAGAAATAGAACGAACGAATATGATAAATCGAAaagtttttaataatattagtaatttaaaaaagaaaatccATTATGACAAGCCAGGTGCCAATAATACTGGTAGCACTAGCAATAACAAAACAGGCACTGGAAATGAATATGCGATATcccaaaaaaatacaaccTTAAGTGATAatactaataaaaaaaattttgataatattaatataggAAAAGATAAACCCAAATttcgaaaaatatatcaatacaacgaagataataataagaatGCCGATAATGTAAAGAGTGGTGGTGgtatttcaaataataagtATGCTTATAATGATATGGGCAACACCAATGAAATTGGAAATAATAGAGACAATATTAGGAGACCTCACAGATATTTTAATGATCCTAAATCGGtgaacaataataatattagcaATATaggaaaaaacaaaaaagggAATAGTAACATTAATTGTGAATCCCCAATGAATCCACAAAATTACGAATACaacaaaagaaataataatgaaacatATGAAAGTATGAAACAAAGAAGTGCAATATATGGACCCGGGGCTGACAGCAATAATCCCGGCATTGGTACTgctaataatacaaatactAACATGAATAGTAATGTAAATGGTAGTAACAACACTTTTAGTTattcaaaattaaatagaaattataaaagcAAGTATGAACAATATCATGGTGAGATGCAGGATCATAGTTCCAATAAAATGGGACCAAATGGTGGAGGTGAGCCTTCTGAAAGCAGATCAGGAGCAATGTTGTATTTACAAAGAGATAAAATGTATCATAGAAATGCATGTgaactaaaaaataaaaataatgtaaacaATAAAGATAATTTCAATAGTGATGGCACAGAAGCAAATGATGATTTAGTAAACGAAGATacatttttagaaaataaaaataaaatgaatgatgtaaataataatatgaatggAATTGGAAAGTATAGTGGGGAAACCTTAGAGGATGGAAGAAATCCAAGTAATattggaaatataaaacgaGGGATATATCCAAATTATAATGGGCCTAAAAACGACGTAAATAATGCacctaataaaaatggtgtCGATAAAGAtggaaatagaaaaaaagaatatcacacattttcatttagTACTATTGATTCAAATTGTtctaataaaaatgcattagaaaaaaagatGGCAAAAAGATTTTTAGGTGAGCATTTAATTGGTGGACAGGAAAAttgtaaagaaaatatgaatgacgaaaaaaaaaagaatataggAACGAATGAAAATAAGCATGATGGTGAAATGTACATAGGACAACACAATAACGGAGGTgtcaataataatactgtTAATTGTGTGAATGATAATGAGGGTAATGGATTGggagaatataataaacattttagtgagtataatcataataatgaaaatgcaggtaataataatattagcGGTAATGAGGATAATAGCAAATTTGGTGAGAATACGAAAAATAGTAGTATGAATAGAAATGGATATATgtttaaagaaaatgtaaataataacagaataaatatagacCATAAGAATACTagtaattttaaaaattatgattataatggaaatgataatattacaCCTGATTTTGATAAACATCAACAAAATATGGGATatgtaaatgaaaataaaatgcagAAAGGTAGCCATAATTTAATGCACAATAATAACCGAAATATGAAACGAcccaatataaaaaatattaatcaatataatgcactaaaatatgatgataGAAAAGAACTTCGaaaattttctaaaaatatagacatgaaacatataaataaaaatggtatgaattataataatgttatGAGTGATGATGAATATCGTGGATATCACTTATCAGATTCCTATGAAAATACAATTGATGATATAAACATGGATccaaatgaatataatataagacctgaaaaaaattactacaataatatgaattataaatataatcaagagcgaaatattaaaagaaattgtTATGAACCTattgataattataaaaatagttacTTACCAAATAACCATAAGAAATATCTTCCTGAACTTTATGATGATATGGACAATACACCTGAAAGGCCTCTTTATGATGACTATAGAAATGATGAGTATATACGATATAATGGAG GAAAACAAGATGATATGCGAAAATATAGGAGAAGTCATTCCTATGATTCATTGAACG caAACAAAGATGCACTTACAATTATAAGACTACCagcagaaaaaaaaaaacaagtaaaaaaaaaaaaaaaaagtgttATAGGAAATGAGGCATCATTAGTTGAAATGTATAGTACAGCAATTcctataaatgaaaaattagaCCCTTATGCATTAAAAgcattatcaaaaaatgagAGTTTAAGAGAAAAAGTTTATGCAATAATACCTAAATCAGTAGTTGAAATAGCTGAGCATGATGATATTACACATGTGACTTTACAGTCACCATCTTCCCTTTTTGTTAATCAaagcaaaaatataaaacatcaTATTATAACTACAAATTTTAATCAGAGCCCTGCTGATGTTCCAAGTATTGCCACTTGTGCCATTGGAGGATCAACCGATTCAATTAAAG AATCGTTGGAAAAATCAAAAGACTCATTAAGTAGCGAGGAAAacgataaaaat CTAAAGTCGATAATAAGAGGAATTTCGATGAGAAACAAAACTGGATCATCCTTGAATGTAAAATTTAAGTTGTctcaaaatgaatatgataataaatccggaaataaaaatgaaaataattcgGATGAACATAAATATAGCAATGAAGATTGTTATAccgaattaaataaaaaaatagaggatcatatattatcggaggaattgaaaaaattaaaaattgataaaaaaataacagaACGAAAAAGAGCATCTATATTTGATGAAACAAGAATAAGAACAAAGccagaaaaaaagaatgacataaataataaaatggttTTAGATTCAAGTAAAGTTAAAAATGCAactgaaataaaattaaaaaaaattcaatatGTAACAGGGttattagaaaaatataatattcctAACCCATTTGATAAGTATGTTAAGGAGCCCATTGACTATTCTCAATTAGAGGGTCAAACAAACAACGCTAAGTTGTTCAACCTAGCTCTAAGG GTGTCAGATAACTacttcaaatatattatgaaaagcATGGAGGAAGCAGAAGTTAAGGAAGTCTTTAATGAGAagcgaaaaaaaatgattttgaAATTGATCGCTTTATTAGGAGGGCAAATACACTCggagataaaaaaagtttttgCTCAAGAGGATGTCCCATTTCCATTGaaggaagaaaaaatg aaaaacgaagaaaaggaaaaacCGAAAATCAGcgcaaaagaaaaagaaataaaaattgaggAGCACAACCTTATGTGCAAATATTGGACAAAGCAAAGTGAATGCATGAGtttgttaataaatgaatggAATAAAATATCTGAAATTTTAGAATCCATAAATGTTGATcctaataatatgataaattcACTTATATCCATATATGGAGAACAAACAGTTAGAAGTTTTAATTTAAGTGTTGgcgaattaaaaaattcaaatatcGAATTAGATGTAAATATTGATGATATTCCAATACCAGATATTGgagataataatgaaaataaatttgatcCATCTAATATGACTATACTGAATTTAATTCag gATATAAAATGGGATATGGATGTTGAATATTCTTTGAATCAAATAAGAGAAGATTGGAAAACTGAAAAGCTGCAAACCAAAAGGCTGGTTCAAAAGAAG GTTATTGAAGGTATAAAACATCGAATTGGGTTGTtggattatttaaataaggcagaaatgaatttaaatgcattttctaaaataaTTGAAGAAAGATTGATATCAAATGATGATGTAAAAAGTCAATTAAGGTCTATGCAAAATGTAAGTGAAAATATGGTGctttcaaaattattagaaAATTTAGAATATAATACTATGGATATAAATCCAGATGCTTTTAAAACCCCaacatcattttttgtctCTCATCATTTACCTATGACAATTatgcaaaataataataaatcaaatacAGATGAAACTCAAGATAATcaacataataatacaaacaGTAATCTAAGTAGTAACAACAGTattgataattataatagtaataatgaaGATGACAAGCATTCAGAAAATTATGACTCTCTAGATAATGAAAGtattaatgaataa
- a CDS encoding cell cycle regulator protein, putative (pfam_scan;Pfam:PF01472.16; E()=1.3E-20;score=73.0;query 91-168;description=PUA;~iprscan;InterPro:IPR004521 : Uncharacterized domain 2;TIGR_TIGRFAMS:TIGR00451; score=1.4E-23;query 60-170;description=Uncharacterised domain CHP00451;~iprscan;InterPro:IPR002478 : PUA;SMART:SM00359; score=2.3E-12;query 91-169;description=PUA domain;~iprscan;InterPro:IPR002478 : PUA;Prosite:PS50890; score=14.819;query 90-169;description=PUA domain;~iprscan;InterPro:IPR002478 : PUA;Pfam:PF01472; score=1.3E-20;query 91-168;description=PUA domain;~iprscan;InterPro:IPR015947 : PUA-like;Superfamily:SSF88697; score=7.73E-22;query 90-175;description=PUA-like superfamily;~iprscan;InterPro:IPR016437 : Translation machinery-associated RNA binding protein, predicted;PIRSF:PIRSF005067; score=4.2E-56;query 1-180;description=MCT-1/Tma20), with protein sequence MKGFCVDNISSQNLMKSSVQRSIKATILKQYPKLENFIDDILPKKEPIFLGKCTNHVTIIIANNEVLFFQIRNGPWMPNLRLVHTYPFLMPQIQVDKGAIKHVLRGSNVMCPGVTSPGGKLDDVEANTVVQIRAEDKEHACAVGITTMSSKEIIEVNKNICIENIHYLNDGLWNCQLNEK encoded by the exons ATGAAAGGATTTTGTGTAGATAATATTTCGTCGCAAAATTTGATGAAATCTTCTGTACAAAGAAGTATCAAGGCAACG ATATTAAAGCAATACCCTAAATTGGAAAACTTTATTGATGATATACTTCCAAAAAAGGAACCGATCTTTTTAGGAAAATG TACAAATCATGTAACTATAATAATTGCGAATAATGAagttcttttttttcaaatacgAAATGGACCTTGGATGCCAAACTTGAGACTAGTTCACACAT ACCCGTTTTTAATGCCACAAATTCAGGTCGACAAGGGTGCAATAAAACATGTATTAAGGGGGTCAAATGTAATGTGCCCTGGAGTAACGTCACCAGGTGGCAAGTTAGATGATGTCGAAGCAAACACTGTTGTg cAAATTAGAGCGGAAGACAAAGAACATGCTTGTGCAGTAGGAATAACAACTATGTCATCAAAAGAAAT AATTgaagtaaataaaaatatatgcattgaaaatattcacTACCTAAATGACGGATTGTGGAATTGCCAATTGAACGAAAAATAA